CCGTAGACCCGCTCCACCGCCAGCCGGATGACGAGGCGTCGGTCGGCGACCATCGCCGCGCGGTACTCGTCCCAGTCGGGGTGCTCCCCGGCGACGGCCCGGTAAACGTCGATCAGCTCCTCGACGGTCGCGTCGTTCGGGTCGGCGGCCACCGGGGTGAGCTCCGCCGTGCCCTCGGCCACGGCGTAGGACCACTGGTCCGTGGAGGTGACGTAGTAGCTGGCGCGCGGGTCCCGGCGGAGGTTGGCCACCTTGGCCCGGTCCGCGGTGGTGGAGATCCGCAGCAGCCGGGTCTCCGGGTCGAAGGTGTGGGTCACATTGGAGAGCTGGGGGCGCCCGTCCCGCTTGAGCGCCACCAGCGCGCCCCCGTGCGACTCGGCGATCAACCGCTCAAGATCCTTGGCTGACATCTGGTCGTCCTCCCACTGGCTCGGTCCCTGGTTGGCTCAGCGCCATCCTGCCCCGTCCTGTTCCCGGGCGCCCCCGAACGCCCCACCGGGACACCGAACTCGGTGGTTCAGGCCGGAGTGGGCCCGGCCGCCGTGGGGCCGGCCGGGGCCGGGGCCGCGGCCGCGGCCAGCGCGCCCAGGGCCAGCCGGTGCAGCAGCGCCGACATGG
The Streptacidiphilus albus JL83 genome window above contains:
- a CDS encoding PPOX class F420-dependent oxidoreductase, with the protein product MSAKDLERLIAESHGGALVALKRDGRPQLSNVTHTFDPETRLLRISTTADRAKVANLRRDPRASYYVTSTDQWSYAVAEGTAELTPVAADPNDATVEELIDVYRAVAGEHPDWDEYRAAMVADRRLVIRLAVERVYGSAR